Proteins encoded together in one bacterium window:
- a CDS encoding PQQ-like beta-propeller repeat protein, whose translation MPIADKLWEAKFDKDVEWMQLSDAGYLVVNTSQGLFGVKPEDGSIVWKMDDVKKVPEDFFSTIPGTQFVTITKSAGPLGVTTTTLVVDVTTGKTQWTTKDLDLVNSFGMINMMEAGAVYLFGQHKDGKMVTMFVDLATGKPLWTNETLYKKKPITMYKMRPESQWSTRMSIVGNQPPVFLDDGSYIEFMSQVGPRRVNGKTGEVIWTSKVEFEGIPGLRDGYAPFVLSSDKKVLFIPHGKRVDAISVEDGSALWKKAPKLRSKVTQMQASSEGLVVRGSSGPDSKPYIDVIDFTSGETRWKKPFKDLAGASSFDIQGDKLYIYADESIFEIVLATGENKEIVKTIRLSGNEIPSSLAIVEQGYLLTSSQNMLLYDKSGNQVYHAYHKAPGSSLLAKVASTAAIMAVNAASAASAYSQAQSTGMSQSYTVVTSNPVMSKRFKATAGGSSSVTVLTDVKTSSAKGPGLVKVDRKTGADVKCVVLGTKEPKYEFDDVDGMLFFLSDDKVIQGFKF comes from the coding sequence ATGCCTATTGCGGATAAACTCTGGGAAGCGAAATTCGACAAAGATGTCGAATGGATGCAGTTATCCGACGCCGGTTATCTGGTCGTAAACACCAGTCAAGGGTTGTTCGGAGTTAAACCCGAGGATGGCAGTATCGTTTGGAAAATGGATGATGTAAAGAAAGTACCGGAAGATTTTTTTTCGACGATTCCGGGTACTCAATTCGTCACGATTACTAAATCGGCCGGACCACTTGGTGTCACGACAACAACGTTAGTCGTCGATGTTACAACCGGTAAAACGCAATGGACTACGAAGGATCTTGATTTAGTGAACAGCTTCGGAATGATCAATATGATGGAGGCTGGAGCTGTGTACCTCTTCGGACAGCACAAAGATGGAAAAATGGTAACGATGTTTGTCGATCTGGCAACTGGCAAACCACTGTGGACCAATGAGACGTTGTATAAAAAGAAGCCAATCACAATGTACAAAATGCGTCCGGAAAGCCAATGGAGTACCCGGATGAGTATTGTTGGCAATCAACCACCGGTGTTTCTCGACGATGGCAGTTACATCGAGTTCATGTCACAAGTAGGACCTCGCCGCGTAAATGGAAAAACCGGCGAAGTGATATGGACAAGTAAAGTAGAATTTGAAGGCATACCTGGTTTGCGCGACGGTTATGCACCGTTTGTCCTAAGTTCGGACAAGAAGGTGCTTTTCATTCCCCACGGCAAACGGGTCGATGCGATAAGTGTTGAAGATGGTTCGGCTTTATGGAAAAAAGCTCCGAAGCTTCGGTCTAAAGTAACTCAAATGCAAGCAAGTTCGGAAGGGTTGGTTGTAAGAGGATCATCGGGGCCTGACTCCAAACCCTATATAGATGTTATCGACTTTACGTCAGGTGAAACGCGTTGGAAGAAACCCTTCAAGGACTTGGCTGGTGCAAGTAGTTTCGATATCCAAGGGGATAAGCTCTACATCTATGCCGATGAGTCAATCTTTGAAATTGTTCTTGCGACCGGTGAGAATAAGGAAATTGTGAAGACGATTCGTTTAAGTGGTAATGAAATTCCGTCGTCGCTCGCGATAGTGGAGCAAGGCTATTTGTTGACTTCCTCTCAGAACATGCTGCTGTACGATAAGTCGGGAAATCAGGTTTACCATGCTTATCACAAGGCGCCGGGTTCGAGTTTGTTGGCGAAAGTAGCCTCGACCGCGGCAATTATGGCTGTAAATGCAGCATCGGCCGCAAGTGCCTATTCGCAAGCGCAATCGACCGGAATGTCACAGAGTTACACGGTAGTAACCAGTAATCCGGTGATGTCAAAGCGGTTCAAAGCAACTGCCGGTGGCAGCTCCAGTGTCACGGTTTTGACCGATGTTAAGACGAGTAGTGCAAAGGGACCGGGATTAGTGAAAGTCGACCGGAAAACCGGAGCGGATGTAAAGTGTGTCGTTTTGGGGACAAAAGAACCGAAATATGAATTCGACGATGTCGATGGCATGTTATTCTTCTTGTCCGACGACAAGGTCATTCAAGGATTCAAGTTTTAG